The nucleotide sequence ACATGCTTCAGACCAGCGTGCTCTGCCTCGCGCGGGTCGGCGGCCGAGCTGTTTCGACCGCCTCCGACGACTGAGATGCCTGCATGATTACATACAAAATCACCTCGACGGTGATCGGGATCAGTTTTGCCCTCATCATCCTGTTTCTGGTGCGCCGCGACCGCCTGCACGGACCTTATGCGATCTGGTGGATCGGAGCCGCCGCGACGGTCGGAATCCTGGGCTATTTCCCGCAGCTGTTCGATTACCTGGCCGTCTACCTGGGTATCAGCTACCCGCCGGTGCTGGCCATCATCCTGGGGCTTGGGATGCTGCTGGTCAAGATCCTGACCATGGACTTGGAGCGCTCCCGGCAGGAACGCTTGATCCGTCGCTTGACGCAACGGCTCGCGATGTTCGAGGCGCACGGGCCTATTCCCGACGCCAAGGAATTGGAGCCACCGGAAATCGGAGCGATCCCGCACTCCGACGAGCATCGGTCGGGCGCCCTCAAAAAATTGTGATGCGCGTCCTGCATATCGGCAAATACTATCCGCCGTTCGCCGGCGGCATCGAGCATTTTCTGGCCGATCTGTTACCCGCGTTGCAGCGTCGGGGCATCGCTGGCGCGGCGGTGGTGCACGACGAACAGCGCGGCCGCCAGGGGCGGTATCCCGGCCCC is from Candidatus Competibacteraceae bacterium and encodes:
- a CDS encoding DUF2304 domain-containing protein — protein: MITYKITSTVIGISFALIILFLVRRDRLHGPYAIWWIGAAATVGILGYFPQLFDYLAVYLGISYPPVLAIILGLGMLLVKILTMDLERSRQERLIRRLTQRLAMFEAHGPIPDAKELEPPEIGAIPHSDEHRSGALKKL